A portion of the Candidatus Tanganyikabacteria bacterium genome contains these proteins:
- a CDS encoding 4Fe-4S dicluster domain-containing protein, which translates to MQTGKDWSRRDFVSLLAAGSGLILIELGALSATQLEALAESGVDTSEAKPEGGAPGYNWEQHYWGYVVDVTKCIGCCACMRACRAENDVPSDYARTWVERYQVMPDGHVIIDTAKGDDHIFDEGNPEAVAGFFVPKLCNHCEATPCTQVCPVGAAYYTKDGVSLVDPKRCMGCGYCVQACPYGSRFMNPMTHVADKCTLCYHRITKGDVPACVASCPREARIFGDLRDPESKISKLLASRGHQVLKPGAGTKPKCYYIGLDREVK; encoded by the coding sequence ATGCAAACGGGTAAGGACTGGAGCCGCCGCGATTTCGTCAGCCTGCTGGCTGCGGGCTCCGGCCTGATCCTCATCGAACTGGGGGCGCTCTCGGCGACGCAACTCGAGGCCCTGGCCGAAAGCGGGGTCGACACGAGCGAGGCCAAGCCCGAGGGCGGCGCGCCGGGGTACAACTGGGAGCAGCACTACTGGGGCTACGTCGTGGACGTCACCAAGTGCATCGGCTGCTGCGCCTGCATGCGCGCCTGCCGGGCCGAGAACGACGTGCCCTCCGACTACGCGCGCACCTGGGTCGAGCGGTACCAGGTGATGCCCGACGGCCACGTCATCATCGACACCGCGAAGGGCGACGACCACATCTTCGACGAGGGGAACCCCGAGGCCGTGGCCGGCTTCTTCGTGCCGAAGCTGTGCAACCATTGCGAGGCCACGCCCTGCACCCAGGTCTGCCCGGTGGGCGCCGCCTACTACACGAAGGACGGAGTCTCGCTCGTGGACCCCAAGCGCTGCATGGGTTGCGGCTACTGCGTGCAGGCGTGCCCCTACGGCAGCCGCTTCATGAACCCCATGACGCACGTGGCCGACAAGTGCACGCTCTGCTACCACCGCATCACCAAGGGCGACGTGCCGGCGTGCGTCGCGTCTTGCCCGCGAGAGGCGCGGATTTTCGGCGACCTGCGGGATCCCGAGAGCAAGATCTCCAAGCTCCTCGCGTCGCGGGGCCACCAGGTGCTCAAGCCGGGGGCCGGCACGAAGCCGAAGTGCTACTACATCGGGCTCGACCGGGAGGTCAAGTAA